A stretch of Lathyrus oleraceus cultivar Zhongwan6 chromosome 6, CAAS_Psat_ZW6_1.0, whole genome shotgun sequence DNA encodes these proteins:
- the LOC127097279 gene encoding embryonic abundant protein VF30.1 — translation MEFSHITVLALFCLAFVRTGAIPYGEDYWKYVWPNTPLPEAFSDLFLPYGKTNSLPIRVEELNQYSTLFFPHDLYPGKKIVLGNTQSVAKMVRPFTKPRQGVTDSIWLENKERQSLDDFCNSPTAIGEHKHCVSSLESMIDHVISHFRTSKIKAISSTFDKNENQYVVEEVKKVGENAVMCHRLNFKKVVFNCHQVRETTAYVVSLAAPDGSKAKALTVCHHDTRGMNPELLYEALKVSPGTVSVCHFIGNKAAAWVPNYSVDRPCVI, via the exons ATGGAGTTTTCACATATCACGGTTTTGGCTCTCTTTTGT TTGGCTTTTGTGAGAACCGGTGCCATACCATACGGAGAAGATTATTGGAAATATGTGTGGCCAAACACTCCTCTCCCTGAGGCTTTTTCAGATCTTTTTCTTCCTT ATGGAAAAACTAATAGCCTACCCATTAGAGTCGAAGAATTAAACCAATACTCGACACTTTTTTTTCCACATGATCTTTATCCTGGAAAGAAAATAGTATTGGGTAACACTCAGTCTGTTGCAAAGATGGTGCGGCCATTCACAAAACCAAGACAAGGTGTGACTGATTCCATATGGCTGGAGAATAAAGAAAGACAAAGTCTGGATGACTTTTGTAATAGTCCAACTGCTATAGGAGAACACAAACATTGTGTATCATCTTTAGAATCTATGATTGATCATGTCATTTCACATTTTAGAACATCAAAGATTAAGGCTATTTCAAGTACCTTCGACAAAAATGAAAACCAATATGTTGTGGAGGAAGTAAAAAAAGTTGGTGAAAATGCAGTGATGTGTCATCGATTGAATTTTAAAAAAGTTGTATTCAATTGCCACCAAGTGCGTGAAACAACCGCTTACGTGGTCTCGTTGGCAGCACCTGATGGAAGCAAAGCAAAGGCTTTAACCGTTTGTCATCATGATACAAGAGGTATGAATCCTGAGTTGCTTTACGAAGCTCTCAAAGTCAGTCCTGGAACTGTTTCTGTTTGCCATTTCATTGGCAATAAGGCTGCTGCTTGGGTGCCTAATTATTCTGTTGACCGTCCTTGTGTCATCTAG
- the LOC127097270 gene encoding embryonic abundant protein VF30.1, with the protein MEFSHITVLALFCLAFVSTGAIPSGEDYWKYVWPNTPLPEAFSDLLLPYGKTNSLPIRVEELNQYSTLFFPHDLYPGKKIVLGNTQSVAKMVRPFTEPRQGVTDSIWLENKERQSLDDFCNSRTAKGEHKHCVSSLESMIDHVISHFRTSKIKAISSTFDKNEDQYVVEEVKKVGDNAVMCHRLNFEKVVFNCHQVRETTAYVVSLAAPDGSKAKALTVCHHDTRGMNPELLYEALKVSPGNVSVCHFIGNKAAAWVPNYSVDRPCVI; encoded by the exons ATGGAGTTTTCACATATCACGGTTTTGGCTCTCTTTTGT TTGGCTTTTGTGAGTACCGGTGCCATACCATCCGGAGAAGATTATTGGAAATATGTGTGGCCAAACACTCCTCTCCCTGAGGCTTTTTCAGATCTTTTGCTTCCTT ATGGAAAAACTAATAGCCTACCCATTAGAGTCGAAGAATTAAACCAATACTCGACACTTTTTTTTCCACATGATCTTTATCCTGGAAAGAAAATAGTATTGGGTAACACTCAGTCTGTTGCAAAGATGGTGCGGCCATTCACAGAACCAAGACAAGGTGTGACTGATTCCATATGGCTGGAGAATAAAGAAAGACAAAGTCTGGATGACTTTTGTAATAGTCGAACTGCTAAAGGAGAACACAAACATTGTGTATCATCTTTAGAATCTATGATTGATCATGTCATTTCACATTTTAGAACATCAAAGATTAAGGCTATTTCAAGTACCTTCGACAAAAATGAAGACCAATATGTTGTGGAGGAAGTAAAAAAAGTTGGTGACAATGCAGTGATGTGTCATAGATTGAATTTTGAAAAAGTTGTATTCAATTGCCACCAAGTGCGTGAAACAACCGCTTACGTGGTCTCGTTGGCAGCACCTGATGGAAGCAAAGCAAAGGCTTTAACCGTTTGTCATCATGATACAAGAGGTATGAACCCTGAGTTGCTTTACGAAGCTCTCAAAGTTAGCCCTGGAAATGTTTCTGTTTGCCATTTCATTGGCAATAAGGCTGCTGCTTGGGTGCCTAATTATTCTGTTGACCGTCCTTGTGTTATCTAG